One Thermoanaerobacter pseudethanolicus ATCC 33223 DNA window includes the following coding sequences:
- a CDS encoding alpha/beta-type small acid-soluble spore protein: protein MARGSWNDRPKMVPEAHKALDNMKYEIASELGLPVKQGSEDYWGYISSRDCGKVGGQMLRRMVHFAESAMARGISIYGSTPAQGGPQGAAGSESEYMQR, encoded by the coding sequence ATGGCAAGAGGTAGTTGGAACGATCGTCCAAAAATGGTACCAGAGGCTCACAAAGCCCTTGATAATATGAAATACGAAATCGCATCAGAACTTGGCCTTCCAGTTAAGCAAGGTTCTGAAGATTATTGGGGATATATAAGTAGTAGAGATTGCGGCAAAGTAGGAGGACAAATGTTAAGACGAATGGTTCATTTTGCTGAATCTGCCATGGCAAGAGGCATTAGTATATATGGTTCTACTCCTGCACAAGGCGGCCCACAAGGTGCTGCAGGGAGCGAATCAGAATATATGCAAAGATAG
- a CDS encoding DUF4364 family protein: MAYEIQELAENKLIILYILNRINMPITDEQISKIILDNKLMNYFYLRQYLDELIETGFIKLEEEKYFITEEGINILKLFFTRIPFETRQKIDEYILLNKEKIKQESQYIATYYKKDENQYIANCKVVENDIVLIELNINVVNSEQAKLICDNWKQKSQDVYAYIIKVLTGQ, encoded by the coding sequence TTGGCTTACGAAATACAAGAATTAGCAGAAAACAAGTTAATTATACTATACATCTTAAACAGAATAAATATGCCTATTACAGACGAGCAAATAAGCAAAATTATCTTAGATAACAAACTTATGAACTATTTCTATTTAAGACAATACCTTGACGAGTTAATAGAAACTGGCTTTATAAAATTAGAAGAAGAAAAATATTTTATTACGGAAGAAGGTATAAACATTTTAAAACTATTTTTCACAAGAATCCCCTTTGAAACACGGCAAAAAATAGACGAATACATCCTTTTAAACAAAGAAAAAATAAAACAGGAATCTCAATATATAGCCACTTATTACAAAAAAGACGAAAATCAATATATAGCTAATTGTAAAGTCGTAGAAAATGATATAGTTTTGATTGAGCTAAATATAAATGTAGTAAACAGCGAGCAGGCAAAACTTATCTGCGATAATTGGAAACAAAAATCTCAAGACGTATATGCATACATAATAAAAGTCCTCACGGGTCAATAA
- a CDS encoding YncE family protein, translating into MYIYIANMGEDIIERVNLKTNHRNFAKIKSYNNKHLPLNVYSKYLCGPHRLILDKQRQKLYSLNAYDNSISIINLEDFTSEISLYVGNYPNNGIMHGDYILVVNGDSDSISIFDIEEKKVIGQVKVGSFPQGIIYNEKYDLIFVSNMNSDEILLIDPFSYRIVDFIGTGARPIGMTFSEDWDYLYVVNSYFETGVNGKISVINLQSFKVTGEIEVGKVPTMVRKKENFLYVLNSCSNTLSKIDLFTKQKKEVYCGYAPGYLCILDKYAYVSSAEENKVNIIDIDEMRVVKFIETRKEPQGLVIDP; encoded by the coding sequence TTGTACATTTACATTGCCAATATGGGAGAAGATATTATTGAGCGAGTTAATTTGAAGACAAATCACAGAAATTTTGCAAAGATTAAATCATATAACAATAAACATCTGCCCTTAAATGTCTATTCTAAATATTTATGTGGTCCTCATCGATTAATTTTAGATAAACAAAGACAGAAACTGTATTCTTTAAATGCTTATGATAATTCAATTAGTATAATAAACCTAGAAGATTTTACTTCAGAAATTTCTCTGTATGTAGGTAATTATCCTAATAATGGCATTATGCATGGAGATTATATATTAGTGGTTAATGGAGACTCAGACTCTATAAGTATTTTTGATATTGAAGAGAAAAAAGTGATAGGGCAAGTTAAAGTAGGAAGTTTCCCCCAGGGCATAATTTACAATGAAAAGTATGATTTGATTTTTGTGAGCAATATGAACTCCGATGAAATTTTATTAATCGACCCTTTTAGTTATAGGATTGTAGATTTTATTGGAACAGGGGCAAGACCTATAGGAATGACTTTCTCTGAAGATTGGGACTATTTGTATGTGGTAAACAGTTATTTTGAAACAGGGGTAAATGGGAAAATTTCTGTGATAAACCTGCAAAGTTTTAAAGTAACTGGTGAGATAGAAGTGGGAAAAGTTCCTACAATGGTACGGAAAAAGGAAAACTTTTTGTATGTGCTTAATTCTTGCTCTAATACGTTGAGCAAAATAGATTTATTTACAAAACAGAAAAAAGAAGTTTATTGCGGATATGCACCTGGGTATTTATGTATTTTAGATAAATATGCTTATGTTTCTTCTGCAGAAGAAAACAAAGTGAATATAATTGACATTGATGAAATGAGGGTAGTAAAGTTTATTGAAACAAGAAAAGAGCCCCAAGGCCTTGTTATTGACCCGTGA
- a CDS encoding bifunctional folylpolyglutamate synthase/dihydrofolate synthase, whose protein sequence is MNYEEAISYIHGTYKFGIKLGLENIRRLLSYMGNPQKNLKIIHVAGTNGKGSTSAFISNILQQAGYKVALYTSPYLEEFEERMRINGENISKEKLIYYVEYIKPIISKMVKEGYNHPTEFEVITAIAFKYFYDEKVDFVVLEVGLGGRFDATNAIDSSLVSVITTIDYDHTDRLGHTLGEIAYEKAGIIKQKGVVVSFYQQPEAMKVIIEACEVRNAYLTVLEKSNVIIKEQNPDFQIFDYKKYKDLKITLLGEHQIYNAALAVESVEKLRMYGYEVTEKDIKEGLYRAKWPGRLEVMRKKPYVVIDGAHNPQGMTVLKESLKLFKYDKLILVIGMLKDKDTQKMLDIIVPEADMIITTTPISERAYKASELAQKIDKENVIPIENIEKAVKYALDIAKEEDMVLFCGSLYMIGYVRSMLKKVIIKT, encoded by the coding sequence ATGAATTATGAAGAAGCGATTAGCTACATACATGGTACATACAAATTTGGCATAAAGTTGGGATTAGAAAATATAAGAAGATTATTAAGTTATATGGGGAATCCTCAAAAAAACCTTAAAATTATCCACGTTGCTGGTACAAATGGAAAAGGCTCTACATCAGCTTTTATAAGCAACATTTTGCAGCAGGCTGGATACAAAGTAGCTTTATATACTTCTCCCTACCTCGAAGAATTTGAAGAAAGAATGAGAATAAACGGAGAAAATATTTCCAAGGAAAAGTTGATTTACTATGTTGAGTATATAAAACCTATAATATCTAAAATGGTAAAAGAAGGCTACAATCATCCGACAGAATTTGAAGTGATAACTGCAATTGCTTTTAAATATTTTTACGATGAAAAGGTGGATTTTGTAGTATTGGAAGTGGGGCTTGGAGGCAGATTTGACGCGACAAATGCCATAGATTCTTCTTTGGTTTCTGTCATAACGACTATTGATTATGACCATACAGACAGATTGGGACATACTTTAGGAGAGATTGCATATGAAAAAGCCGGAATCATCAAGCAAAAGGGAGTTGTAGTGAGTTTTTATCAGCAACCAGAAGCGATGAAGGTCATCATAGAAGCCTGTGAGGTAAGAAATGCTTATTTGACTGTACTTGAAAAAAGTAACGTAATTATAAAAGAACAAAACCCTGATTTTCAGATTTTTGACTACAAAAAATACAAGGACTTAAAAATTACTTTATTGGGAGAACATCAGATTTACAATGCTGCTTTGGCAGTAGAGAGTGTAGAAAAATTAAGAATGTATGGGTATGAAGTCACAGAAAAAGATATAAAGGAAGGGCTTTACAGGGCAAAATGGCCTGGAAGATTGGAAGTAATGAGAAAAAAACCCTACGTAGTGATAGACGGTGCTCACAATCCTCAAGGAATGACTGTTTTGAAAGAGTCTCTAAAATTATTTAAATACGATAAATTGATTTTAGTAATTGGAATGCTTAAAGACAAAGATACACAGAAGATGTTGGATATAATTGTGCCAGAGGCAGATATGATAATAACAACCACCCCAATAAGTGAAAGAGCTTATAAGGCAAGTGAACTTGCACAAAAGATAGATAAAGAAAACGTAATTCCAATTGAAAATATTGAAAAGGCAGTAAAATACGCCTTGGATATAGCTAAGGAAGAGGATATGGTGCTTTTTTGTGGTTCATTGTACATGATTGGTTATGTGAGGTCTATGCTTAAAAAGGTAATAATTAAGACATAG
- a CDS encoding GNAT family N-acetyltransferase, whose amino-acid sequence MLSLFKRPKKEPQLVIREAKIKDARGIIKLLSSVGREKLYMVSETFNWSEEEEKQLIKNLDRNKDLILVADYGGEIVGCLTLFRYYGGRSPKVQHVGEIGISIDARFRNIGIGTKLFTEAINWAKSKGYEKLCLSVFSTNEVAIHLYKKFGFEEEGRRKKQFKIGDEYVDEVLMGLFL is encoded by the coding sequence ATGTTATCTTTGTTTAAAAGGCCAAAAAAAGAGCCTCAACTGGTGATAAGAGAGGCTAAGATAAAAGATGCGAGGGGGATAATAAAGCTTTTAAGCAGTGTTGGAAGAGAAAAATTGTATATGGTGTCAGAGACATTTAACTGGTCTGAAGAGGAAGAAAAACAGCTTATAAAAAATTTAGACCGCAACAAAGATTTGATCCTAGTGGCAGACTACGGTGGAGAAATCGTAGGCTGCCTTACTCTCTTTCGTTATTATGGAGGAAGGTCTCCTAAAGTACAACATGTAGGAGAAATAGGTATAAGTATAGACGCTCGATTTAGGAATATAGGAATCGGAACAAAATTGTTTACAGAAGCTATTAATTGGGCAAAAAGCAAAGGTTATGAAAAACTTTGCCTCAGTGTTTTTAGTACCAATGAAGTAGCAATACACCTTTATAAGAAATTTGGTTTTGAAGAAGAGGGTAGAAGAAAAAAACAGTTTAAAATTGGTGATGAATACGTAGATGAGGTTTTGATGGGATTGTTTTTGTAA
- a CDS encoding valine--tRNA ligase yields MKEIAKTYNPKEFEDRIYAFWMEKGYFTPKIDPEKQPFTIVIPPPNITGQLHMGHALDNTLQDILIRWKRMQGYAALWIPGSDHASIATEIKVLDTIREETGLTKKEIGREEFLKRAWAWKDKYENRILSQLKKLGSSCDWTRTRFTMDEVCSRAVREVFVSLYEKGLIYRGDRIINWCPDCNTALSDAEVEHKEQKGHLWYIKYPIKGEDGYVVIATTRPETMLGDVAVAVNPDDERYKDVVGKTLILPLVGREIPVIADSYVDPSFGTGAVKVTPAHDPNDFEMGLRHNLPFINIMNENAIINENGGKYKGLDRYEARERIVEDLKNLGLLLKVEDHVHNVGHCYRCDTVVEPLLSKQWFVKMEPLAKPALEVVKEGKIKFVPERFEKIYTNWLENIKDWCISRQLWWGHRIPAWYCDDCGHITVSRKDPQKCEACGSPHIHQDEDVLDTWFSSALWPFSTMGWPEGTEDLQYFYPTDVLVTGYDIIFFWVARMIFMSLEFMKEVPFKHVLIHGLVRDAQGRKMSKSLGNGIDPLEVIEEYGADTLRFTLVIGNAPGNDMRFSQDKVELSRNFANKLWNASRYVLLNLTDNDTNLYTDGLTIADKWILTRYNNIVKEVTENLEKFELGIAATKLYDFVWSEFCDWYIELSKPVLYSDNLEAKKVTKSVLRYVLDNTLRLLHPFMPFITEEIWQNLPHEGESIMIAEWPKYKEELDFTEEAKNAEIIMEAIRTIRNLRAEANVSPSKKAKVIVAVENENYVKVFEVGTNYIMKLAGASEVVIETDKSKIPHKALSGAIEGGLVVLPLEDLIDLEEEIKRLNEERQKVISEIERAQGLLNNENFVKKAPEKVVNAEREKLEKYTTMLKNIEERLKLLKS; encoded by the coding sequence ATGAAAGAGATAGCTAAGACGTACAATCCAAAGGAATTTGAAGATAGAATTTATGCTTTTTGGATGGAAAAAGGATATTTTACTCCTAAAATAGACCCTGAAAAACAGCCATTTACCATTGTTATACCGCCTCCAAACATAACAGGGCAATTACATATGGGACATGCACTTGACAATACTTTGCAGGACATATTGATAAGATGGAAAAGAATGCAGGGTTATGCAGCTTTGTGGATACCTGGCTCAGACCATGCCAGCATTGCGACGGAGATAAAAGTTTTAGACACGATAAGAGAAGAAACGGGGCTCACAAAGAAAGAAATAGGAAGAGAAGAGTTTTTGAAAAGGGCATGGGCATGGAAGGACAAATACGAAAACCGTATTTTAAGCCAATTAAAAAAGTTGGGTTCTTCTTGTGATTGGACAAGGACACGCTTTACTATGGATGAAGTATGTTCAAGGGCGGTAAGAGAAGTTTTTGTCTCCCTCTATGAAAAAGGGCTCATATATAGAGGAGACAGGATAATAAATTGGTGTCCAGACTGCAACACTGCTTTATCTGATGCGGAAGTGGAACATAAAGAGCAAAAAGGGCATTTGTGGTACATCAAATACCCCATAAAAGGTGAAGATGGATATGTAGTTATAGCTACGACGAGGCCTGAGACGATGCTGGGGGATGTAGCAGTTGCTGTAAATCCTGATGATGAAAGGTATAAGGATGTGGTAGGTAAGACTTTGATACTGCCACTTGTAGGAAGAGAGATACCTGTAATTGCTGACAGTTACGTTGACCCTTCATTTGGAACAGGTGCTGTAAAAGTTACACCTGCCCATGACCCAAATGATTTTGAGATGGGATTAAGACATAATCTTCCATTTATCAATATAATGAATGAGAATGCGATAATCAATGAAAATGGAGGAAAATATAAAGGTCTTGATAGATATGAGGCGAGAGAAAGAATAGTCGAAGACCTCAAAAATCTCGGACTACTTCTAAAAGTTGAAGACCACGTTCACAATGTGGGGCATTGTTACAGATGCGATACAGTAGTTGAGCCTCTACTTTCCAAACAGTGGTTTGTAAAGATGGAACCTTTAGCTAAACCTGCTTTAGAGGTTGTAAAAGAAGGAAAAATAAAATTTGTGCCAGAACGGTTTGAGAAAATATACACTAATTGGTTAGAAAACATAAAGGATTGGTGTATTTCCAGGCAATTATGGTGGGGACACAGAATTCCTGCCTGGTACTGCGATGACTGTGGTCATATAACTGTATCGCGTAAAGACCCGCAAAAATGTGAAGCTTGTGGAAGCCCCCACATACATCAAGACGAAGATGTATTAGACACTTGGTTTAGTTCTGCACTTTGGCCTTTCTCTACTATGGGTTGGCCGGAAGGAACAGAAGACCTCCAATACTTCTATCCTACTGATGTTCTTGTTACAGGATATGACATAATTTTCTTCTGGGTTGCAAGAATGATTTTTATGAGTTTGGAATTCATGAAAGAAGTGCCATTTAAGCATGTTTTGATACATGGTTTAGTCAGAGATGCTCAAGGTAGAAAAATGAGCAAATCTCTTGGCAATGGGATAGACCCATTAGAGGTTATTGAAGAATATGGGGCAGACACTTTAAGGTTTACATTAGTCATAGGAAATGCCCCAGGAAACGATATGAGGTTTAGTCAAGATAAAGTTGAACTCAGCAGAAACTTTGCAAATAAATTGTGGAACGCTTCAAGGTATGTGTTGCTGAATTTAACTGATAATGATACTAACCTTTATACAGATGGGTTGACTATTGCTGATAAGTGGATTTTGACAAGGTATAACAACATAGTAAAAGAAGTGACAGAGAATTTAGAAAAATTTGAGTTAGGAATAGCTGCGACAAAACTTTATGACTTTGTGTGGAGTGAATTTTGCGATTGGTATATAGAACTTAGTAAACCTGTGTTATACAGTGACAACCTTGAAGCTAAAAAGGTTACAAAGTCTGTTCTAAGATATGTGCTTGATAATACTTTGAGGCTTTTGCATCCTTTTATGCCTTTTATAACTGAAGAAATATGGCAGAATTTACCTCATGAAGGCGAGAGCATAATGATTGCTGAATGGCCGAAATACAAAGAAGAACTGGATTTCACTGAAGAAGCGAAAAATGCTGAGATTATAATGGAAGCTATTAGGACCATTAGAAATTTAAGAGCAGAAGCAAATGTTTCCCCTTCTAAAAAAGCAAAAGTTATTGTGGCTGTTGAAAATGAAAATTATGTAAAGGTGTTTGAAGTGGGCACAAATTATATAATGAAACTTGCAGGTGCTAGCGAAGTTGTAATTGAAACAGATAAGAGTAAAATTCCTCATAAAGCTTTGAGTGGAGCAATAGAAGGAGGATTGGTGGTACTTCCACTTGAAGATTTAATTGACTTAGAAGAAGAGATAAAGAGGCTTAATGAAGAAAGACAAAAAGTGATAAGCGAAATTGAAAGAGCACAAGGGCTTTTAAATAATGAAAATTTCGTCAAAAAAGCGCCAGAAAAAGTAGTTAATGCAGAAAGAGAAAAATTGGAAAAATATACTACAATGCTTAAAAACATAGAGGAAAGACTTAAGTTATTAAAGAGTTAA
- a CDS encoding bifunctional nuclease family protein, with translation MLKFHVKAITMDVEGNFSVLLTDEEEKKVLPIVIGPLEAQNIAIPLQGITPPRPLTPDLLKSVIEQLGGKPEKVVITDLKDDTYYAELYIKQGDRVIKLDSRPSDAIALAIRTDIPIFLNVRLAEFTYDMADLKFEDGDN, from the coding sequence ATGTTAAAATTTCATGTTAAGGCAATTACAATGGACGTAGAAGGAAATTTCTCCGTCCTATTGACAGATGAAGAGGAAAAGAAAGTTTTGCCCATCGTCATAGGTCCATTGGAAGCCCAAAACATAGCTATCCCTCTTCAAGGAATTACACCGCCTCGCCCTTTAACCCCCGACCTTTTAAAATCTGTTATTGAACAACTTGGAGGAAAACCTGAAAAAGTTGTAATTACTGATTTAAAAGATGACACTTATTATGCAGAGCTTTATATAAAACAAGGGGATAGAGTTATAAAATTAGACTCAAGGCCCAGTGATGCTATAGCTTTAGCAATACGAACTGATATACCAATTTTCTTAAATGTTCGTTTAGCGGAATTCACTTATGATATGGCAGATTTAAAATTTGAAGATGGAGATAATTAA